The Actinomycetota bacterium region GTGAGGCGCTCTACGAAATGGCGGGCTACGTGAAGCGTGTGCTGTTCACGATTCTCACCGTGCTCATCGGCGTGGGAATTGTCGCGGGCTCCGTGTGGCTCCTCAGCAAGCGGCAGGCACAGCCCGAAGTGCTGGTCGCCAAGGTCATTGGAACGGCACCGACCCCTCAGGGTGATCTGCCGCACGCCACTCTCGATCTCTCGATCTATCCGCAAAGTTCTACAGCGGTTCCCGGTCCGACTTCCGGCGTCAATGCCGCGATCGACACTGACGGCTGGCCCTTCTACTGGCCATCCACCAGCCTGCAACTGCCAGCTCACTCACTGATCACAGTGACCGTCCACCAATACGACGGGGCGACGACGGTCTGGAATCCCTATTTCTCCACCGTTCATGGCACAGTCGATGGGACGGCCGTGTACAACGGCAAGACTCAGACAAAGATCGATCCGACCATGGTCGCCCACACCTTCACGATCCATCAGTATCCGCAGTCCACACAGCCCTACTTCTTCGTGAGCGTGCCGATGCTCGCAGTTGGCGACAACGCACCCAATCTGACCAACGGCTATCCGAAGGCGGAGGTCATCAGCTTCTCGTTCATCACCGGAGCACCTGGCGACTACATCTGGAACTGCGAGGACCCATGCGGCAACAGCTATGTGGACTTCGGCGGAGTCATGAGTGAACGAGGCTGGATGAGCGGAACGGTCACGGTGGTCTGATGTCCATTGACACCCCAACGCCAGAGCTCGACGAGCCTGAGGAGCCAACGAACCGTCCGGACGCGACCTACCGGTTACGCGAATGGCTGTCGCGTCCCTACGTGCGCCGCATCCTTGTCATCTTCGTGGTGCTGAACATCTTGATCCTGCCGATCGCCTGGCTCGTAGTCCACTTCATGGAGCTCACCGGTGGCCCAGCGTCATCGATCATGGTGGAACTCGAGCGCACCGTCTTCGTCTTCACGATCGTCTCGGCCCCATTGATGGCCATCACGGCAGCGATCCTCATCTACAGCCTTTTCGGCTGGGGACGCGTGACGGGCGAGGATCCACCGATGCAGGAGTCACCTGCGATTCGCACGAACGGCATCGCAGTTGTCCTGTGGATCACTGCAACGAGCGTGCTCGCTGCCTTCCTGGTGATCTGGGGTCTGGGCGAGCTCGCCAACATCACGGCCTTCGCGTACGGCTCCTCCCCCGCGAATCAGCAGCCGAATGCGACCAAGACGATCGACGTGAACGTGACCGCGCAGCAATGGCTCTGGACCTTTGAGTATCCAGATCAGGGCAAGGTGCAAAGCGATGTGCTCGTGGTTCCAGTGAACACGCCCTTGTACTTCAATGTGACTTCGAAGGACGTCGTCCACAACTTCTGGATCGTCGAGCTCGGAGTCAAGATCGATGCCAATCCCGGTGCTATCACCAATACGGGAGTGACCCCGAACAAGCTCGGCACCTTCAATATCCGCTGCGCAGAGCTTTGCGGACTTCATCACGCATACATGGAAACCACGATTGAGGTTGTCAGCAAGGCCCAATTCGACTCGTGGATCCGCGAACGAGGCGGGAGACGCACAGCATGAGCATGACTGCCGTGATCCACGAGCACCCTTCGGTGCCGCAGCCGCGCCAGCACGGTGGCGCCGGAGGCTTCCTTCGCCATACGAACATCTTCACCGGGGCGATCACTGGGGTGCTGCTGTCGACCGCCACCTACATGATCGGCTCGCGGCTGGTGCCCTGGGGAACTCAGGACGCCACTTTCCAGCAAGTCGGACTCAATGCACTGATCGGGGCAACCTTCGTCGCATGGGTCGTGGGATTCATGGCAGGAATCGGTGCATTCGCCGGTCCGATCCGATGGATGCTCGGCCACGACCTCACTCACGACGACTCCGAGTACATGGCTGGCAAGGGCCAGGGACACATGAAGTACTGGAAGTACACCACCGATCACAAGGTGGTGGGCATCCAATATCTGGTGATGGCGCTGGTGCTGTTCGGCTTCGGCGGCTTCTTCGCGATGCTGATCCGCACAGAGCTCGGTGTGACCTGGAGCGAAGTCTTCGACCCGAACTTCTACAACTCGATCATCGGCACCCATGGAATCGTGATGATCGTCGCGATGATCATCGTCGTTGCCGGGCCACTCGGAAACTTCATCATGCCGCTGATGATCGGCGCGCGCGATATGGCTTTCCCCCGATTGAATGCGCTCAGCTTCTGGCTGTTGTTCGCAGCAGTGCCACCACTGCTGGCCAATCTCTTGCTCGGTGGCATCCGCGATGGCTGGACGGTCTACCAGCCGCTGGGGACACAGGCGCCGATCGGCATGATCGGCTACCAGGTCTGCATCATCACCTTCGCATTCTCCACGGGTATCGCCGGCGTCAACCTGATCACCACCATCGTCACCATGCGAGCTCGAGGCATGACCTGGAACCGCGTGCCCATCTTCGTGGTCGGCATCCTGGCCGCCGCCATCATGGGCCTGATCTGGTTTCCCATGTTTCAGTACTCGCAGATCATGGCGATGAGTGATCGCGTCATCTCCACCTCCTTCTTCACGCCCCACGCCGGCGGCAGCGTCTGGCTCTACGAGAACCTGTTCTGGCTGCTGGGGCATCCTGAGGTCTACGTGATCGTCATCCCCGTCACGGCAGCGATGCTCGAACTGATGACAGTCTTCCTGCGCAAGCCGCTCTTCTCCTACAAGCTCGCGATCGCCGGCTTCGCTGGAGTGGTCGCTATCAGCGCCGTGGTCTGGGTCCACCACATGTACATGACCGGATTCGCTCCGGCCGCCGGATACCCCTTCATGCTGTCAACTGAACTGATCTCGATTCCCTTTGGATTCCTTGTGCTGGTGATGCTCGGAACCATGTGGCGCGGCAAGGTCTGGACTCGGCTGCCGATGATGGCGGTCTACGCGATGATCTGGTGCAAGATCATCGGCGGGATAACCGGGGTGTATCTCTCCGATGTTCCTGTCGATCAATTCATGCACGGCAGCATGTTCGTGGTCGCACACTTCCACTACATGCTCATGGGCGCTGGGCTCTTCGGCGCCATGGGAGCCATCGCTTACTGGTTCCCGAAGATGACCGGTCGCATGTTCGACGAGCGCATCGGATCGATCGGATTCTGGACTGCCTTCCTCGCCTTCCAGGTGACGTTCATGTCGATGTTCGTATCCGGACTGCAAGGCATGCCCCGTCGAGTGCTGCAGTTCGACAATGCCTTCAACATTGCCAACTGGATCTCGACGATCGGTGCCTACTTCATCGGCATCGGCATGCTGATCTTCCTGTACGCGATCTTCACCTCATGGCGCAGCGGCAAGGCCGCGCCGTCGAACCCCTGGGGCGCGAAGACTCTCGACTGGCAGACTCAGACGCCCGTGCCACTGGCAAACTTCCCGGTGCTGCCCGTAGTGACCGGCGATCCCTACGACTACGGCGTTCCTGATCCGTATCTGGCAGTCGATGCCGAACTTGCCAAGGACGACAACGAAAGCGTGGGAGCCCGATGAGCACGCAGACGCCGGCCCTCTACCCGACCACTGGTGAGCCTGTGGAGGTAAATGCCCGGCGCAATCGTCTTGGCGTATGGCTCTGCATAGTCTCCGATGCCACGGGAACCGTCGCGCTGCTGATTGCCTATTCGTACCTCTGGTCGTTGAACGTGAACAATGCGTGGGCCCCGCCGGGAAATACCTGGGCGCCAGCTTGGCCTTTCTGGGCGATCTTTCTCGGACTGGCACTGGCCACTGCCTGCATGTGGTGGGGAGTACGTGGCATTGCGCACGGACACACCGGCCGCCTCATCCTCGGTGCTGGTCTTTCAACTCTGCTGGTTCTCTTGGCTTTCATCGGGCAGCTCATACAGGTCTCAACTTTTCCATTTGGCCCAGCAGATGGCGCCTATGCCTCCGCCACCTTCTGGCTGGCACTGGCCACCTGTATCCATCTTTCGGTCGTGCTGTTCCTCACCCTGGCGATCATGATGCGCACCAGAGCTGGGCGCATTGCTCCCAATAACCACTCACACGCCCGCTTCGTGGCGATGTGGATGTCCTGGGTCTGCATTGCTGTTCTGATTGGCGCGGTCTGTGCAAGCACCATGACAGAAAGCCCGAACACCAACAGCCCGACCTTTGGCACCTTCCAGGAGTGAACTTCAAACTGGGAACGCGCCTTTGGTGGGGGCTGCCGGCCCTGCTCGTCTTGCTCTGGGCAGCCGGGCTGTTCACCATCAAGCAGTACCCGGGGCTGGCGACGCCGCCCGACTTCATCATGTGGGCATTGCCCAGCCTGCGCTTCGCGCGCGATGTTGCATCGATACTCACCGTTGGCTCGCTCCTTGTTGGGGGTCTGCTCCTGCTTCCCCAATCACGCCGAATCCTGAACTGGGCGATCGGGTGGGCACTGGTCTGGCTCGTCACACTCGTGGTGCTTCTTGTGAGCACGGTTTCGGAAGTGACTGCACTGACGCCCTTGCAGGCATTGGATCCGTCAATCTGGTGGCCATTCCTGACGGACACCTTGCCGGGTCGTGTGTTTGGCCTGCAGGCGATCGGAGTCGTGCTGGTGCTCGCTTTGAGCATGCTGGACGCGGGGAAGATCGTGCGGTGGATCTCGGCATGCATTGCCATCGCATCAGCCCTTGCACCGTCATTTCTCGGACACGGCGGTTTTTCCACCGCACACATCTCGCTGACGATCAGCTTGGCTGTGCACATTGCCGCAGCTTCGATCTGGATTGGCGCGCTGGCTGCGAGCCTTGCCTACCTCCTGAGTGAGCCTTCACGAGCCGCTGAGCTGCTTCCGCGTCTCAGTGTGCTTGCACTGTGGTGCGTGATCATTCTGGGCGAGGCAGGCTTGCTCAATGCCTCACTCCGCGTTGGTTCGGCGAGCCTGTTCGTCGGCACCTTGTATGGATCCCTTGTGCTGATCAAGGCTGTGCTGCTCGGCTGGCTTATCCGCTTGGGTTGGCTTCAGCGCACGCGCGTCGTCGGACAGATTCCGAACAACCGCCATCCTCTGGGTCCGCTCGGCCGATTCGCCGCCTGGGAATTCACACTGATGGGCATCGCTGTCGCCGTGGCCATCGTCTTGTCGCGCATCGGATTCGATGGCATTGGCAGCGGAGACGGCAGCTTCACTCCGCTGGCAATCCTGGCCATCGCTGTCCTCCTGCCTGCCTTGATCAGTGTCGTCTACCCGCTCAATGCCTCACGCGCACTGCTCAGGCACCTTCGCTCTTTTCCTGAGATTGCATCCGTTGCGCTGCTCGTTGTGATCGCCGAGGTGGCTGGACTTGGCTTGCTCAACTCTTGGCTTGGCGTCGAATTTGGCGTGATGGTGTCCAGCGTATTGCTGGCAAGCACTGCGTGGCTCTGGTGTTTGGCAATTGACGGGCCACGAAGGTGGAACGGGCTGATCGTCATGATGGTCGGATATCCGGCTGTCATCATCTTCGTGACGGCTGCTGCACCGGCAGGATCAAGCTGGCAGTTGAACTTGCTAAGCATTCTGGTAGCCGAAGGGGTCTTCCTCGCGCTAGCCGCAGACCGCACTCCAGACCCCGCGCAACGAGCTCAGCAGGTGATCAGTGTCTGACCCAAGAGATGCCAACATTCAAGAGCCCGAAGTCCCCGAGCAGCGAGGCCGCAATCGACGCGATATCTGGCAACTGCACATCCCTCTCGCATTTGGACTGCTGCTGTGCTCAGTGCTGACTGTGGTCGAAGTGCGACGCGCAACCGATGGAGTCTGGCGAGCTTGGGTGTACTCCTTTCAATGGCCCTTGATCGGTGCGGTGTGCATCTGGATTTGGTACCGCTATTGGAAAGAGGGCAGCCTCACTGAGAGTTTCGCCGCGAAATGGCGCCGCCGGATTGCCGGCTTGGAGGCAGAGTCCATTGCCGCAGATCACGAGACTGGGACGACGATGAGCACACCTGCGCAGCTTGATCCCCAACTTGAGCAGTGGCAGGAATACCTGCGAGCTTTGCATCGCAGCGATCCGCCGGGGCAAGCACCACAGGACTGAGGACTAGGACGAGGCCTCGGCCTGCACCCACTGAATCTTCATGCCGAGAGTGTCAGCCTGCTCGGTCCACGCAAGATTGCCCTCGCGGCTGGCGATGGCGATGCCATCAGCCTGCAAGCGCGCACATGTGTCGTCGAGATCTGGCACTGACAAGCAGAAGGAATCAAACTGATCGCGACGGACATCGTCCGCTGGGCGACGAGCTAGCCGGATGACGACATCGTGCATCTGCAGATCAATGACCTCCTCGCCTGCTGCTCGTGGCAGGCCATCAACGGCAGAGCAGTTGATGAGTGAGGTCAGCACCTCAGCGGACTTTGCAGGGTCGGCCACGGCCACAGTCATCCAGGCCACATTCGCACCTTGCACGACACTGTCCGCCGGCCGCGGAGGCATGAACGCGGCATCATCGCGGGGGTCCTTTGTGAACTCGGTGTCGGTGATCTCGATCAGCAGACCCGCAGTGTCAGCAGGATGGATGAAGAAGTGTCGTCCCGAGATGTCGACTCCAGTGATGCGGTATTCATAGCGTCGAAGCAGTGCTTCGGTCTTCCAGAAGTCTTCGACCGTCCAGGCCACCGAATGCAGGCCCGGACCGTTTCGAGCCACGAAGTGGCCAAGGGGCCCCACCTCATCATCCGCGGCGAAGATGCAGAAGGGCGTGGTACCGAGCCAGACCATCTCCGAGGCTGCCGCACCAGACTCACTGGCTGCTGGTCGGTCATGCCCGAAAGGGATGCCCTGCACCTGTCGCATTCCCGAATCGATCGACACTGCACCGAGCACGCGCTTCAGCCACGGCACGTAGGCGTCCTCCATGCGTGCGGCCAGTCCGAGCCGGTGAAAGTAGCCCGGCTCCACGGGTGGAGTGACAACTGTTCCATCCTGCGACATCGGCGAGTCTCCTTCTACGGTTGTTCTCCTGCTCGTGCAGCAGCGTAGGGCGAACTGTGCGGTTCTGTCCCGCGAGTGCGTGCGGCCATGCCACCCGACCGTGACATGCGAGGGTTCACCCATGAGTGCGGGTCTGCCAAGATCGGCGTTGCTGCTGTTCCGCGCCGCCCACCCTGCGCCTGCTCTGGCCGTGACCGTCGTCGTCTCGACCCTGGCCTGGCGGTCAGGCTGGCATTCGATTCCGCTCGCGCTCTTCGTTTTGGCGATGATTTCAGGACAGCTGAGTGTCGGTTGGAGCAACGATGCCCACGACGCCCACATGGACCAGGCCGCCGGCCGCATCGATAAGCCGGTTGTGGCTGCCGCATTGAGCGTTGGGCTGCTTTGGCGATGCGCAACTGTTGCAGTGGCCATCAGCGTGATTGCCTCCTTTGCCGCAGCTGGCCTGGCTGGCTCTTTCCATGTCGCGTCCTTAGCTGCGGCTTGGGCATACAACCTGCGGCTTTCCCGCACTCGCTGGTCATGGCTGCCATACGCCATCGCATTCGGTCTACTTCCGGCATTCATAACTGAAGGACTGGATCCCGCACATGCCCCGGCCATCTGGTCGATCGTGGTGTTCATGGCCATCGGCGTTGCCGCGCATCTGGCGAACGCGGCTCAGGATTCGACGACTGATGCTGAGTACGGCCATACCACCGCTGCCATCGCGCTCGGTGAACGGAACAGCAAAGTGCTGGCGCTCGCGCTGCTTCTTCTGGGAACTGCTCTGCTTGTGCGGCAACTCTGGGACTCCAATCCCGCGGTGGCTACCGCTGCTGGATTGCTCAGCGCCGCAATAGGGATCCTCGGCTACTTGAAGGCAGCCTTGTTCTTCAAAGCCATCTTGCTCATAGCCCTAGCGGACGCCGCCCTGCTTCTACTTTCGGATGTATCGATCATCAATTGAGCGGGCGAGCCAGCACAGGGACAACCACTTGATTGTGGAACATGATCGGTGACTTGTTCGCCGCAGACCAATACACAGCAGCGGGGGCCCCGGTGGAGTTGACCGTCAAGCGCATCGTTCCGTATCCCGTGCCTGAGTACTTGTTCGTGGTGCCTGCCATTGGCAGTGCGCGGGGGTCGGTGTAGCGGGAGTCGTATTGACCGTGGCCGGGGACTGCGGTGGAGTCATAGACGAACACCGCATAGGAGCCGTCCGAGAGCATCAGCGGAGGGCCGGCGATGATCACTGCGTGTCCGGGGTAGGACACCCCGCCCTTGACAGATCCGTACTGCACCTGCCCATTGAGCAGGATCTCGCCAGGGATGATCATGAGTTCGCCACCGGTCAGAGAGGCCACGGTTGGCACCGCGTTCCACGCCGGACCCGGTGTGCCCTTCAGGAATTGTGCCCACAGCGCCACATGGCCTGAGGCGTTGGTCGGGACATTCATCTGCGTGTGGAAGGCCGCGTAGGCGTTCGGAGTGGCCTGCTTCAGAGCCCAGTTGGTGAACCCGACGCAGTCCCAGTAGTAGATGCCCCCGGTGGGATTGATCGTGTACTTGTGCGTGTACTGGGTCTGCGTCATGGTCTGGAACACCTGCTGAGCCTCAGCAAGAAGTGGACCAGCCGAACCAGGGGCGGCTGGCCCCTGCACGGTGTTCGACGGCTTGCTTCCAGCCGGTGAAGCCGGAGGCGGACTCGGATTCGCCGATGCCGCCAAGGCCGAAGGCGCGACCAATACTGCGGCCAGCAATCCGGCCGTCAGGATCGCCGGGATCTTGAGTCGATTCATGACTGCACTCCTCGTCACAGCACCTTGGACAAAAAAACCTTCGTGCGCTCATGCTGTGGGTTGGCCAGAACATCGCGCGGGTGTCCTGATTCAACCACGACGCCGCCGTCGATGAATACCAGACTGTCTCCGACTTCTCTCGCGAATCCCATCTCGTGGGTGACCACGATCATGGTCATTCCGTCGATGGCAAGCTGCCTCATGACGTCGAGTACATCGCCAACCAATTCCGGATCCAAGGCCGACGTCGGCTCATCAAAGAGCATCAACTTGGGCTCCATCGCCAGCGCTCGAGCTATCGCAACACGCTGCTGCTGACCACCTGACAATTGACGTGGATATGAGTTCGCCTTATCGGCGAGCCCTACGCGTTCAAGCAAGGCCACCGCACGCCCGCGAACTCGTTCAGCTGGTTCACCCTTGACGCGCAGAGGAGCTTCCATGATGTTCTGAATTGCAGTCATGTGCGGAAAGAGATTGAACCGCTGAAAGACCATTCCGATCTCGCGTCGCTTCTTCGCTGCATCTCGATCACGAAGTTCATGGAGCTTGCCATTGAACTCGCGGTAGCCCACGAGTTCACCATCAACAGATAGTCGTCCGCCGTCCACCTTCTCAAGGTGATTGATACAGCGCAGGAATGTGGATTTTCCTGATCCTGATGGACCAACGAGACAGAACACTTCACCGCGTTGAACTTCGAGATCAATGCCCTTGAGTACTTCGAGTCCACCAAAGCGCTTGTACACGCCTTCGCTCTTGACCATTGGAATAGTCATCGCACACCGCTGTTCGGATCAAGAATCGTTGCCGAAGGTGATGGTGGAGATTGATGGAATTTGAACATGTTCCGACGCCAGCGCCGCAGGAAGGATTGCTCCACATGGCTGGACGAGCCGCGACCAAAGTGGCGCTCAATGTAGAACTGCCCAACAGTAAGCACCGAGGTGAGGATCAAGTACCAAATGCTTGCCACAATCAGCAATGGAATCGTCTGATAGGTGCGCGCATAAATCTGTTGCGTGTTGTAGAGCAACTCTGGAAGCGCAACCACGCTTACCAGTGAAGTGGTTTTCAACATGCTGATCACTTCGTTGCCAGTCGGCGGAATGATTACGCGCATCGCCTGCGGCAGCACAATCCGGCGCATCGTCTGTGCCCGACTCATGCCCAACGCCGACGAAGCCTCACCCTGTCCCTCATCGACAGATTGGATGCCAGCGCGAGCAATTTCAGCCATGTATGCGCCCTCGTTCAACCCCAGTCCCAACAACGCAGCCATGAATGGCGTGATGACATCGTTGGTATCCCAACTGGCAAAGGTCGGTCCGAATGGAATGCCAATGGACAGCATCGGGACAAGTGCAGCGAGGTTGAACCAGAAGATCAATTGCACCAGTACAGGCGTGCCGCGGAAGAACCAGATATAGGCCATCGCCACGTTCGAGAGAACAGGATTCGGCGACAGTCGCATCACCGCAAACACGACACCCAGTGCAACGCCCACGATCATTGCGATGACGGTTATCCAGATGGTGGCCCAGACTCCCTTGAGAATCTGGCTGTTGAACAAGAACTCCCAAACGACATCCCAGGAGAAGTTGGGATTGGTAGCCGCCATGTTGATGAACATCGCGACGAGCACGAGGATCACTGCAGTGGCGATCCAGCGGCCAGGATGACGCACGGGGACGGCCTTGATGGGCTCAACCGGTTGGGTCATTCCTGCTCCTCCCTGAGAAATGCCGATGGTGGGCGCCGCACTTGACGACACCCACCATCGCTAGTGACTAGGACTTCGGATTGACCTCAGCCGATGTCAGCGTGCTGGTCTCCAGGTCGTACTTGCCGGCAATTTCCTGGTAGCGGCCGCTGTCGATAAGAGACTGGATGGCTGCCTGGACTGCGGGTGCAAGCCCACTCTTCTTGTTCATGAGGACTCCAAGAAGCACGGAGTTCAGCGGGGTTCCAGCCGAGAGCTCGAACTTGCCGGATGAACCCTGAGCGATGGATGCCGCGTTCGCCGTATCAGAAATCAGCGAATCCACTCGGCCACTTGCCAGGGCAATCGGCATCTGATCAGAAGCAGCGATCACGGTGAGGGCGATCTCTGGCACTCCAGCATCCACACAGATCTTGTTGAGTTGGGGAATCGTCACGGTCTCCTGAGTGCTGCCCTTGAGCACACCGACCTTGGTGCCGCAGATCGACTTGTCCAAGGCGATGCCGTTCGGATTGCCTGTGGGCACGACGCCAGAATCACCTGAAGTCAAGTATGAGACGAAGTCGACCTGCTTCTCGCGCTCTGGGTTGATGGTGAAGGAGGAGATGCCCAGGTCATAGCGGTTGCTTTGGACTGAGGGGATGATTGAGTCGAAGGTCGCGTTCTTGATTTCAGGCGTCAGACCCATCAACGTGGCGATGTCGTTGGCCAGATCAATGTCAAAGCCAGTGAGCGTCGTGCCATCTGCCTCGGTGTACTCCATCGGGGGGTATCCAAGTTCGGTACCAATGCTCAAGGTTCCCGCTGACGCAATGTCTGCTGGCAGGAGTGCCTGAATTGCTGGGTCCACCGTGACTGCCGTAGAAGCAGCCGCACTTGAAGCAGCCGGAGAGGCCGTCGCATCAGCTGAGTCCGAACTGCTACAAGCAGCAAGGGTGAGAGCCAGCGACGCAGCGAGCACCACCGTGGCGCCGAACTGTGTCTTGCGCAATCCGAGCATGAATCCTCCTTCGTGCGACCGGGCACTGTGCCCGAACGATGGGGTTACCCCCGGGGGCTTGCCTTCTCAGCGATGAGAAGCCGTTCCATGACGCGACGTGCCTTCGCTATGCCGGCATTCTTGTCCTCGTCCAGCACCGTGGCGAGTCCTTCAATAGATTCCTGGGTCGCCCACTCTTGATCGACGGCGAAATTGCGGCTGAACGCGTAGTAGTACAGGGAATGATCCGCGTCAATTGGGGTGATTCCATTGAGCACCTTGATGAGATAGCCGTCTTCACGAGGCCGACCCGTTCCCGTGATTCCCGAATGCAGAATGTGAAAGCTTGGCGCGTGGAACTCGGTGCAGTGGAAGCCACCGTAAGGACCTTCAGTGTTCATCGTGCGGGCGTACAAGGGCGGAGCCTGAACTCCTGACATCAGCCGATCAACCGACTCCACATCACCATTTGCTTCCACTGTGACGCCATGTTCGACGATGTAGTCCTCACCCACCGTGGAGGTGTGCAAGACGGATCACTCATCCAGTGTGTGTCCGGGAGCTTCGACTCGTCGGCCTTTTCTGCATCACCCATCCAGATCCAAATCCAGCTGTCTTTTTCCACGAGTGGGAAGGGACGGACTGCCACACCCTTCGGAATGCGTTCCTGCGCCGGAATGTGGATGCAAACGCCTGTGCCGTCGTAGGTGAAACCGTGGTAGCCGCACGTAATTGCATTGTCTAGAACTGTTCCAGCCGAGAGCGGAAATCCTCGGTGCGCGCAGCGATCGCTTAAGGCATCGATCGTTCCATCTGACTTTCGATAGAGCACCACTGGAATTGTGCAGACTTCGCGTGGCGCCGGATCGCGCGCTATCTCATTGCCCGAGGCCACCACATCCCAAGCATCGTGAACAAACGTGAACCCTCCGTTGCTTTGACGTTACGCACATGACGCGTCAGCAATGTCGCTGTCGGAAGAGCTTTGGCTGGGCGCGTGAAGTTTCTATACCTCAAACTCTCCCGGAATCTAGAAAAGGTCTTAGGTCCGAATATGTTTGCTTATGGAGGCCAATGCTGTCATTCTGCAAGAAGAAAGTCGCGTCAACTCTGTTGATGGCTTTCTAGTTAGGAAATTCGACCGCGAGTCGCGGCAATCGGCGTCCAGAACCCGCGCTTTCTGATCGGCCTGCGTTAGAGTTCATCCGACCCTGTGTGTCTGGACGCATGGGGCGTCACATATGCGCGAAGAGGCGGTCATCATGAGCAGGAAATCAAGTACCCAAGGGATTCGTACTAGAAGGGTCAAGAGCCTGGTTGCTACAGGTATCTCGTTCGCCGCAATTGGTGGTTTGGTTGTGGCACTTTCAGGTGTAGCGCAAGCTGCAAGCGCTGTCGGACTCGGGACCGCGGATAGTTTTGTCGTTTTGGCAGGTGCGGGTGTTACCAACACCGGTGCAACGACCCTCAATGGTGACATTGGTACTTTCCCAACGACGACGATCACAGGCGTTGGATCCATGACGATCAATGGAACCAACCATGCTGGTGACTCCGTAACCCAAGGCGCAAAGGACGATTTGGTCACTGCCTACAACTCAGCAGCCGGACAGGCATCAACCCAAACCATCAGTGCAGATCTTGGTGGCACGACCCTTGTATCTGGTGTCTACACCTCAGCCTCATCGCTAGGTCTCACCGGCAATCTTACCCTGAATGCACTAGGCGACCCGAATGCAGTGTTCATCTTTCAGGCTGGATCAACTCTCACCACGGCTTCTGGCAGCAGCGTGTCATTGATCAACGGCGCTCAGGCCTGCAACGTCTTCTGGCAGGTTGGTAGTTCAGCAACACTGGGAACCGGCTCGACATTTCGTGGCACCATCTTGGCGCTCACCGACATCACCGTAACAACGGGAGTGAGCATCGAAGGCCGCGCTCTTGCGCGCAACGGTGCGGTCACTCTGGATACCAACACGATCTCAAGGCCCGGATGCTCAAATACCTCTTCTGGACCTCCTTCAGCGGAAATCGTCTATGCCGCAAATATTGGGCCACTAGCTCAAGGTCTGGTGTGTCCCTGGGGAGGCCAGTACAACGGCACCGGCCTCTGCATTGGCAGTGGAGCGAACCCATTGACAAACCCAAGCCCGACGGCAACTCCCACGGCAACCCCGACGGCAACCCCGACGGCAACCCCGACAGCAACCCCTCCAGGAGTGATTCCGACCCCGACAATCCGGCCGGTTCGTCAGCCTGTGGCAACTCATCGGCCTGTACCGGCGGCGCAAATTC contains the following coding sequences:
- a CDS encoding amino acid ABC transporter ATP-binding protein, whose amino-acid sequence is MVKSEGVYKRFGGLEVLKGIDLEVQRGEVFCLVGPSGSGKSTFLRCINHLEKVDGGRLSVDGELVGYREFNGKLHELRDRDAAKKRREIGMVFQRFNLFPHMTAIQNIMEAPLRVKGEPAERVRGRAVALLERVGLADKANSYPRQLSGGQQQRVAIARALAMEPKLMLFDEPTSALDPELVGDVLDVMRQLAIDGMTMIVVTHEMGFAREVGDSLVFIDGGVVVESGHPRDVLANPQHERTKVFLSKVL
- a CDS encoding CopD family protein, with the protein product MNFKLGTRLWWGLPALLVLLWAAGLFTIKQYPGLATPPDFIMWALPSLRFARDVASILTVGSLLVGGLLLLPQSRRILNWAIGWALVWLVTLVVLLVSTVSEVTALTPLQALDPSIWWPFLTDTLPGRVFGLQAIGVVLVLALSMLDAGKIVRWISACIAIASALAPSFLGHGGFSTAHISLTISLAVHIAAASIWIGALAASLAYLLSEPSRAAELLPRLSVLALWCVIILGEAGLLNASLRVGSASLFVGTLYGSLVLIKAVLLGWLIRLGWLQRTRVVGQIPNNRHPLGPLGRFAAWEFTLMGIAVAVAIVLSRIGFDGIGSGDGSFTPLAILAIAVLLPALISVVYPLNASRALLRHLRSFPEIASVALLVVIAEVAGLGLLNSWLGVEFGVMVSSVLLASTAWLWCLAIDGPRRWNGLIVMMVGYPAVIIFVTAAAPAGSSWQLNLLSILVAEGVFLALAADRTPDPAQRAQQVISV
- a CDS encoding cbb3-type cytochrome c oxidase subunit I gives rise to the protein MSMTAVIHEHPSVPQPRQHGGAGGFLRHTNIFTGAITGVLLSTATYMIGSRLVPWGTQDATFQQVGLNALIGATFVAWVVGFMAGIGAFAGPIRWMLGHDLTHDDSEYMAGKGQGHMKYWKYTTDHKVVGIQYLVMALVLFGFGGFFAMLIRTELGVTWSEVFDPNFYNSIIGTHGIVMIVAMIIVVAGPLGNFIMPLMIGARDMAFPRLNALSFWLLFAAVPPLLANLLLGGIRDGWTVYQPLGTQAPIGMIGYQVCIITFAFSTGIAGVNLITTIVTMRARGMTWNRVPIFVVGILAAAIMGLIWFPMFQYSQIMAMSDRVISTSFFTPHAGGSVWLYENLFWLLGHPEVYVIVIPVTAAMLELMTVFLRKPLFSYKLAIAGFAGVVAISAVVWVHHMYMTGFAPAAGYPFMLSTELISIPFGFLVLVMLGTMWRGKVWTRLPMMAVYAMIWCKIIGGITGVYLSDVPVDQFMHGSMFVVAHFHYMLMGAGLFGAMGAIAYWFPKMTGRMFDERIGSIGFWTAFLAFQVTFMSMFVSGLQGMPRRVLQFDNAFNIANWISTIGAYFIGIGMLIFLYAIFTSWRSGKAAPSNPWGAKTLDWQTQTPVPLANFPVLPVVTGDPYDYGVPDPYLAVDAELAKDDNESVGAR
- the coxB gene encoding cytochrome c oxidase subunit II; translation: MSIDTPTPELDEPEEPTNRPDATYRLREWLSRPYVRRILVIFVVLNILILPIAWLVVHFMELTGGPASSIMVELERTVFVFTIVSAPLMAITAAILIYSLFGWGRVTGEDPPMQESPAIRTNGIAVVLWITATSVLAAFLVIWGLGELANITAFAYGSSPANQQPNATKTIDVNVTAQQWLWTFEYPDQGKVQSDVLVVPVNTPLYFNVTSKDVVHNFWIVELGVKIDANPGAITNTGVTPNKLGTFNIRCAELCGLHHAYMETTIEVVSKAQFDSWIRERGGRRTA
- a CDS encoding UbiA family prenyltransferase, giving the protein MSAGLPRSALLLFRAAHPAPALAVTVVVSTLAWRSGWHSIPLALFVLAMISGQLSVGWSNDAHDAHMDQAAGRIDKPVVAAALSVGLLWRCATVAVAISVIASFAAAGLAGSFHVASLAAAWAYNLRLSRTRWSWLPYAIAFGLLPAFITEGLDPAHAPAIWSIVVFMAIGVAAHLANAAQDSTTDAEYGHTTAAIALGERNSKVLALALLLLGTALLVRQLWDSNPAVATAAGLLSAAIGILGYLKAALFFKAILLIALADAALLLLSDVSIIN